From Rubrivirga sp. SAORIC476, a single genomic window includes:
- a CDS encoding TolC family protein, with the protein MTLRLLSLLALALASVAASAQSDTAGDSAIVAGVYLPPAQPGGETLRLTLDDAIQIALERAYAIRLARLDTETARSQVRGAYGQLLPRVDATSQFARNVVQANPFAGSSAGNIFSGLGAIGWLAYNEQARTDDDPATQPISLAEYNRRVSEGQSAAGFVASDGSSNPFGTDNQFTNTISLTQPIYSGTALAAVRGARSLVEINEAAVAQREDETIDQTRQAFYQALLAEQQAAVQRASLERSRETFGESSQLVAQGVRPVLERLNAEVDLANAGTAVVTAEAAAESARDQLLLTLGLPVDSPVVLVGELAPPEGALFQTVGLAAASARALDLRPDVQQAALAVRLNEVQRDITKAGLYPSLSAFVNAGYNGNVPDDRSFLTNPDPADPFTFESGSTGFFSDAYWQPSLTVGLRMNWLLFDGFQTRRQIQQNQIAVDQASIQLEQARNAAALEVAAAVRQLESARQRLSAQSRTVETAETAFAFASARLAEGVASQLDVRVSSQNLDLARLNYLQAVYDALVARSAYERATGTIAPTAIDTVPPSEAPTVISPVPTIGSD; encoded by the coding sequence ATGACGCTGCGACTCCTTTCCCTCCTCGCCCTCGCGCTCGCCTCGGTGGCCGCCTCGGCCCAGTCCGACACCGCGGGCGACTCCGCGATCGTGGCGGGCGTCTATCTGCCTCCGGCCCAGCCGGGGGGCGAGACGCTCCGCCTGACGCTGGACGACGCGATCCAGATCGCCCTGGAGCGGGCCTACGCGATCCGCCTGGCGCGGCTCGACACCGAGACGGCGCGCTCGCAGGTCCGCGGGGCCTACGGCCAACTCCTGCCGCGCGTCGACGCGACGAGCCAGTTCGCGCGCAACGTGGTCCAGGCGAACCCGTTCGCTGGTTCGTCGGCGGGCAACATCTTCAGCGGCCTCGGCGCCATCGGCTGGCTGGCCTACAACGAGCAGGCGCGCACCGACGACGACCCGGCGACGCAGCCGATCTCGTTGGCCGAGTACAACCGGCGCGTCAGCGAGGGGCAGTCGGCGGCGGGCTTCGTGGCGAGCGACGGGTCCAGCAACCCGTTCGGCACCGACAACCAGTTCACGAACACGATCTCTCTGACGCAGCCGATCTACTCGGGCACGGCGCTCGCGGCAGTGCGAGGCGCGCGCTCCCTGGTCGAGATCAACGAGGCGGCGGTGGCCCAGCGCGAGGACGAGACGATCGACCAGACGCGGCAGGCGTTTTACCAGGCGCTCCTCGCCGAGCAGCAGGCGGCCGTGCAGCGGGCGTCGCTGGAGCGCTCGCGCGAGACGTTCGGCGAGTCGTCGCAGCTGGTGGCGCAGGGCGTCCGGCCAGTGCTGGAGCGCCTCAACGCCGAGGTGGACCTCGCCAACGCCGGGACGGCCGTCGTGACGGCCGAGGCCGCCGCCGAGAGCGCCCGCGACCAGCTTCTGCTGACGCTCGGCCTGCCGGTCGACTCCCCGGTCGTGCTCGTCGGCGAGCTGGCGCCGCCGGAGGGCGCGCTGTTCCAGACGGTCGGGCTGGCCGCCGCCTCGGCGCGCGCGCTCGACCTCCGGCCGGACGTGCAGCAGGCGGCCTTGGCCGTCCGCCTCAACGAGGTCCAGCGCGACATCACCAAGGCGGGCCTGTACCCGAGCCTGAGCGCGTTCGTCAACGCGGGCTACAACGGCAACGTGCCGGACGACCGCAGCTTCCTCACCAACCCCGACCCGGCCGACCCGTTCACCTTCGAGTCGGGTTCGACGGGCTTCTTCTCGGACGCGTACTGGCAGCCCAGCCTGACGGTCGGGCTGCGGATGAACTGGCTGCTGTTCGACGGCTTCCAGACGCGTCGCCAGATCCAGCAGAACCAGATCGCGGTGGACCAGGCGTCGATCCAACTGGAGCAGGCCCGCAACGCAGCGGCGCTGGAGGTGGCTGCGGCCGTCCGCCAGCTGGAGAGCGCGCGCCAGCGGCTCTCGGCCCAGTCGCGGACTGTCGAGACGGCCGAGACGGCGTTCGCGTTCGCCTCGGCCCGCCTCGCGGAGGGCGTCGCCAGCCAACTCGACGTGCGCGTGTCGAGCCAGAACCTCGACCTCGCTCGCCTCAACTACCTGCAGGCGGTCTACGACGCGCTGGTCGCGCGGAGCGCCTACGAGCGCGCCACGGGCACCATCGCCCCGACCGCCATTGACACCGTGCCGCCCTCCGAGGCGCCGACGGTGATCTCGCCCGTCCCCACCATCGGCTCCGACTGA
- a CDS encoding efflux RND transporter periplasmic adaptor subunit yields the protein MRHFAPLSLLALGLTLAACQPGADEAAEAEAPADRSIPVEVVVADPGYFEDTIELTGTVDADNDALLSPDVPGTLTYVAPVGTFVRAGQTVAQVRATGQRAGVSQAQAGVAQGRAGVAQAEASVAGAEAGLQAARAQRAAAQAQLDLAQDQYRRQAPLFRDSILSALEFRSVETQLAQARAQVAQADAGIAQAQGQLRAAREGVNAAQAQTAAASAGVASAQSQLANTRIVAPFSGVVEARLQQPGELASPGQPVVRLVGAGNVKVTAGVPERYAGEIEQGTQVQVSPNAYAVEARGGRVSFVGLAIDEGSRTFPIEVAVENADRSLKPSMVVRMDVTRSILENVIVVPTEAIVRDERGTSVFIVTQDSSGAVATRRVVELGPNAGETVVIRSGVAAGDRIIVSGAGSLTEGERVRVTETREVAAARSRTGSSGESAARPTAAAVREE from the coding sequence ATGCGACACTTCGCCCCCCTCTCCCTGCTCGCCCTCGGGCTGACGCTCGCCGCGTGCCAGCCCGGCGCCGACGAGGCCGCCGAGGCCGAGGCCCCCGCCGACCGCTCCATCCCCGTGGAGGTGGTCGTCGCCGACCCCGGCTACTTCGAGGACACCATCGAGCTGACCGGCACCGTCGACGCCGACAACGACGCGCTGCTCTCGCCGGACGTGCCGGGCACGCTGACGTACGTGGCGCCGGTCGGCACCTTCGTGCGTGCCGGGCAGACGGTCGCCCAGGTGCGCGCGACCGGACAGCGGGCGGGCGTCAGCCAGGCCCAGGCGGGCGTGGCGCAGGGCCGCGCGGGCGTCGCCCAGGCTGAGGCGTCCGTCGCCGGTGCCGAGGCGGGCCTGCAGGCCGCCCGTGCCCAGCGCGCCGCGGCGCAGGCCCAGCTCGACCTCGCCCAGGACCAGTATCGCCGCCAGGCGCCCCTCTTCCGCGACTCGATCCTGTCGGCGCTGGAGTTCCGGAGCGTCGAGACGCAGCTGGCGCAGGCCCGCGCGCAGGTCGCCCAGGCCGACGCAGGGATCGCGCAGGCGCAGGGTCAGCTCCGCGCGGCCCGGGAGGGCGTCAACGCGGCGCAGGCGCAGACCGCCGCCGCCTCGGCGGGTGTGGCGAGCGCTCAGAGCCAGCTCGCCAACACGCGCATCGTGGCGCCCTTCTCGGGGGTCGTCGAGGCGCGGCTCCAGCAGCCGGGCGAGCTGGCCTCGCCCGGTCAGCCGGTCGTCCGGCTCGTGGGCGCGGGCAACGTCAAGGTGACGGCTGGCGTGCCGGAGCGCTACGCCGGCGAGATCGAGCAGGGCACGCAGGTCCAGGTCTCGCCCAACGCTTACGCCGTCGAGGCACGCGGCGGGCGCGTCTCGTTCGTCGGCCTCGCCATCGACGAGGGCTCGCGGACGTTCCCGATCGAGGTCGCCGTCGAGAACGCCGACCGGTCGCTGAAGCCGTCGATGGTGGTCCGCATGGACGTGACGCGCTCCATCCTGGAGAACGTGATCGTGGTGCCGACCGAGGCCATCGTGCGCGACGAGCGCGGCACGAGCGTGTTCATCGTCACGCAGGACTCGTCCGGCGCCGTCGCCACCCGGCGCGTCGTCGAGCTGGGTCCGAATGCGGGCGAGACTGTCGTGATCCGATCCGGCGTCGCCGCGGGCGACCGGATCATCGTCTCGGGCGCCGGCTCGCTCACCGAGGGTGAGCGCGTCCGCGTGACCGAAACCCGCGAGGTGGCCGCCGCGCGGTCCCGCACCGGGTCGTCCGGCGAGTCCGCGGCCCGGCCCACCGCGGCGGCCGTCCGGGAGGAGTAG